A window of Gloeocapsopsis sp. IPPAS B-1203 contains these coding sequences:
- the rpsO gene encoding 30S ribosomal protein S15, translated as MALTQERKQELISSYQVHETDTGSAAVQIAMLTERINRLSEHLKSNKKDHSSRRGLLKIIGQRKRLLSYLQTEDREQYQNLIGRLGIRG; from the coding sequence ATGGCTTTGACGCAAGAGCGTAAACAAGAGCTAATCTCTAGCTACCAAGTTCACGAAACCGATACAGGCTCAGCGGCTGTTCAAATTGCGATGCTGACTGAGCGAATTAACCGTTTGAGCGAACATCTCAAAAGTAATAAGAAAGATCATTCTTCTCGGCGGGGATTGTTAAAAATAATTGGTCAGCGCAAGCGTCTGTTATCCTATTTGCAAACAGAAGATCGAGAACAATATCAAAATCTCATTGGTCGCCTCGGTATTCGTGGTTAG
- a CDS encoding prephenate/arogenate dehydrogenase: MNIGIVGLGLIGGSLGLDLRLQGYRVLGVSRREQTCEQAIACGAVDTASVDLATLKATDLIIICTHIAAILPTVQQLIPHLSPATVLTDVGSVKVPVVEAIAPLWENFVGGHPMAGKSESGLGAAQKQLFVNNPYVLTPIASTPASAVQIVEEVARSLQAKIYHCRPEDHDRAVSWISHLPVMVSTNLIAACMSESNPEVLTLAQNLASSGFRDTSRVGGGNSELGVMMARYNRQELLRSLQYYRQHLDDLIAIVEQENWEALEQQLKSTHAARTRFLKE, translated from the coding sequence ATGAATATTGGCATTGTTGGTCTTGGTTTAATTGGTGGTTCTTTAGGTTTAGATTTAAGATTGCAAGGATACCGTGTATTAGGCGTCAGTCGCCGAGAACAAACCTGCGAGCAAGCGATCGCCTGTGGTGCAGTTGATACCGCAAGTGTTGACTTGGCAACGCTTAAAGCTACTGATCTCATCATTATTTGCACGCACATCGCGGCAATTTTGCCTACAGTACAACAACTCATTCCCCATTTATCTCCTGCTACAGTTCTAACTGATGTCGGTTCAGTCAAAGTTCCTGTCGTGGAAGCAATCGCACCGTTGTGGGAAAATTTTGTTGGCGGACACCCAATGGCGGGGAAATCAGAAAGTGGTCTTGGCGCCGCACAAAAACAGTTATTTGTCAATAATCCATATGTGCTCACTCCCATTGCGTCAACACCAGCAAGCGCAGTGCAAATTGTCGAGGAAGTTGCGCGATCGCTCCAAGCAAAAATTTACCACTGTCGCCCAGAAGATCACGACCGTGCAGTCAGTTGGATTTCGCACTTACCAGTGATGGTGAGCACTAATTTAATTGCAGCGTGTATGAGTGAAAGTAACCCTGAAGTCTTAACTCTAGCGCAGAATTTAGCTAGTTCTGGATTTCGCGATACAAGCCGCGTCGGTGGTGGTAATTCAGAGTTGGGTGTGATGATGGCACGCTACAATCGTCAGGAATTACTGCGATCGCTACAGTACTATCGCCAACACTTAGATGATTTGATTGCGATCGTCGAGCAAGAAAACTGGGAAGCTTTAGAACAACAATTAAAGTCTACACATGCCGCCCGAACTCGCTTTCTCAAAGAGTGA
- a CDS encoding PAM68 family protein, producing the protein MTPEPENKRLPFEPSKKRQKTAKTKKAPVVKSKEVETKNKQEPQVTREQMAVPKVVSDRMARRMAAFCGVPTALGMTTFIVSYLIVSNGWFKLPTVAVLLVSTGFFGLGVLGLSYGVISASWDEETVGSLLGWQEFTSNWGRILSAWRSRRQKKSSEF; encoded by the coding sequence ATGACACCTGAACCTGAAAATAAGCGTTTGCCCTTTGAACCTAGTAAAAAACGGCAAAAAACGGCAAAAACAAAAAAAGCTCCAGTTGTTAAAAGTAAAGAAGTAGAAACTAAGAACAAGCAAGAACCACAGGTAACTCGAGAACAAATGGCAGTACCGAAAGTGGTGAGCGATCGCATGGCGCGACGCATGGCAGCTTTTTGTGGCGTACCGACAGCATTAGGTATGACTACATTTATTGTCAGCTACTTAATTGTGAGCAACGGCTGGTTTAAATTGCCAACTGTAGCAGTTTTGCTAGTCAGCACGGGCTTTTTTGGTTTAGGTGTATTGGGTTTATCTTACGGCGTTATTTCTGCTTCCTGGGATGAGGAAACTGTCGGAAGCTTGCTAGGCTGGCAAGAATTCACCAGCAATTGGGGTCGGATATTGTCAGCTTGGCGCTCAAGGCGGCAAAAAAAGAGTTCTGAATTTTGA
- a CDS encoding DUF1517 domain-containing protein, with protein sequence MNAWRDRLNRMTNRTRFVVCRIFVHLAGSDVAPLLGILNRTAREAIDTEGDLEVLGEGLVEVCQSLLQYDEYWLSAANEGDVFWDEGEAGDYFNELFTDSAQRYLSEVDLDGDADLNEPLSLPATRNVVVMVTAAFEGEVPELETNLADVTALKAGLKALINLHYQEKLRGIQVHFSPAQFGDELTNDQLLQYFPELVPL encoded by the coding sequence ATGAATGCATGGCGCGATCGCTTAAATCGGATGACGAATCGCACCCGCTTTGTGGTCTGTCGTATTTTTGTCCATCTTGCGGGTTCTGATGTCGCACCACTCTTGGGAATATTAAATCGTACCGCACGCGAGGCAATTGATACAGAGGGCGATTTAGAAGTTCTAGGAGAAGGACTAGTAGAAGTTTGCCAAAGCTTACTACAATACGATGAATACTGGCTTTCTGCGGCTAATGAGGGTGATGTTTTTTGGGATGAAGGTGAAGCTGGCGATTACTTCAACGAGTTGTTTACTGACTCAGCGCAGCGTTACTTAAGTGAAGTAGACTTAGATGGTGATGCTGACTTAAATGAACCATTATCGCTACCAGCAACTCGTAATGTTGTTGTCATGGTGACTGCGGCTTTTGAAGGTGAAGTTCCTGAATTAGAAACAAATTTAGCTGATGTTACCGCCCTGAAAGCTGGGTTAAAAGCTTTAATTAATTTGCATTATCAAGAAAAACTGCGAGGAATTCAAGTGCATTTTTCTCCGGCGCAATTTGGTGACGAGTTGACCAATGACCAGTTGCTGCAATATTTTCCTGAGTTGGTTCCTTTGTAA
- the aroF gene encoding 3-deoxy-7-phosphoheptulonate synthase, translating into MIVVMKIGSPEVEIARISEELTTWGLTPEKIVGKHKVVIGLVGDTASLDPLQLQEISPWIEQVLRVEQPFKRVSREFRHGEASEVAVETPNGTVYFGQHHPVVVVAGPCSVENEAMIVETARRVQAAGATFLRGGAYKPRTSPYAFQGHGESALELLAAAREASGLGIITEVMDAADLDKIVEVADVVQVGARNMQNFSLLKKVGAQPKPVLLKRGMSATIEEWLMAAEYILAAGNPNVILCERGIRTFDRQYARNTLDLAVIPVLRSLTHLPIMIDPSHGTGKAEYVPAMSLAAVAAGTDSLMIEVHPNPAKALSDGPQSLTPERFDSLMQELSVIGKAVSRWQEPAIALSR; encoded by the coding sequence ATGATTGTAGTCATGAAAATCGGCTCTCCTGAAGTCGAGATTGCACGTATAAGCGAAGAACTTACTACGTGGGGTTTAACGCCAGAAAAAATTGTAGGCAAGCACAAAGTTGTGATCGGATTAGTGGGAGACACTGCAAGCCTAGACCCATTGCAGCTACAAGAAATTAGTCCTTGGATTGAACAAGTGTTGCGCGTAGAGCAGCCGTTTAAGCGAGTGAGTCGTGAATTCCGTCATGGCGAAGCTAGCGAGGTAGCAGTTGAAACCCCTAACGGTACAGTTTATTTTGGACAACATCATCCTGTAGTCGTCGTTGCTGGACCTTGCTCGGTAGAAAATGAAGCAATGATTGTCGAAACAGCACGGCGTGTTCAAGCTGCAGGAGCAACATTTCTACGCGGCGGGGCTTACAAACCAAGAACTTCGCCTTATGCGTTCCAAGGTCATGGTGAAAGTGCTTTAGAACTATTAGCAGCAGCACGCGAAGCAAGTGGATTAGGAATTATTACGGAAGTCATGGATGCGGCTGACTTGGACAAAATTGTTGAAGTTGCAGACGTCGTTCAAGTGGGTGCGCGGAATATGCAAAATTTCTCGCTGTTGAAAAAAGTAGGAGCGCAACCAAAGCCTGTACTCCTCAAGCGGGGAATGTCCGCAACAATTGAAGAATGGTTGATGGCGGCTGAATATATCTTAGCTGCGGGAAATCCTAATGTTATTTTATGCGAACGCGGAATTCGGACGTTTGATCGACAGTATGCACGCAATACGCTTGATTTAGCAGTTATTCCAGTATTGCGATCGCTCACGCATTTACCAATTATGATCGATCCCAGCCACGGTACAGGTAAAGCAGAATACGTTCCGGCAATGTCGCTAGCAGCAGTTGCAGCAGGTACTGATTCATTGATGATTGAAGTCCATCCTAATCCAGCAAAAGCTTTATCAGATGGACCACAATCTTTGACACCAGAACGTTTTGACAGCTTGATGCAAGAACTCAGCGTTATTGGTAAAGCTGTATCGCGTTGGCAAGAACCAGCGATCGCATTGTCACGTTAG
- a CDS encoding HhoA/HhoB/HtrA family serine endopeptidase: protein MDNNPQETRQLHHNSSISPWRKTASYVSMMLLGAGVAFSGSNLATRMQSSSISTPISPAIAAPIPTTDPNFVANVVERVGPAVVRIESSRTVTTRVPDVFDDPFFRRFFGSQIPRTQQRVQQGTGSGFIISADGRILTNAHVVDGARSVSVVLNDGRRFTGQVLGTDPVTDVAVIKIDAARLPTLTMGNSDQLRPGEFAIAIGNPLGLDNTVTTGIISATGRTSNQVGVADKRVQFIQTDAAINPGNSGGPLLNARGEVIGMNTAILRGAQGLGFAIPINTAQNISNQLIANGRVEHPYVGVQMVALSPELRQEINSNPNNGLRITDDRGVLIVRVLPGSPAARAGLRAGDVIRRVNGQEAATAEVVQRAVENTRVGGQLQLEVSRGGRNVNLALNTGAFPSQLQSQN from the coding sequence ATGGACAACAACCCACAAGAAACAAGACAATTACATCACAACTCCTCGATTTCTCCCTGGCGGAAAACAGCGAGTTACGTATCAATGATGCTACTGGGAGCGGGTGTTGCTTTTTCAGGAAGTAATCTCGCAACGCGAATGCAGTCATCATCGATCTCAACACCGATTAGTCCCGCGATCGCTGCACCTATCCCAACAACAGACCCTAACTTTGTCGCTAATGTTGTCGAAAGAGTTGGACCTGCTGTCGTGCGCATTGAATCATCACGAACTGTTACTACGCGAGTTCCTGATGTCTTTGACGATCCGTTTTTCCGGCGGTTCTTTGGTTCGCAAATTCCCCGAACGCAACAAAGAGTGCAACAAGGAACAGGCTCAGGATTTATTATTAGTGCAGATGGACGCATTTTAACGAATGCTCACGTTGTTGATGGTGCGCGCAGTGTCAGTGTAGTTCTCAACGATGGACGCCGCTTTACTGGTCAAGTGTTGGGCACAGATCCAGTGACAGATGTTGCTGTAATTAAAATTGACGCAGCTCGACTACCAACATTGACAATGGGTAACTCAGATCAACTGCGTCCAGGAGAATTTGCGATCGCGATCGGTAATCCTTTAGGATTAGATAACACAGTAACAACTGGAATCATTAGTGCAACAGGTCGTACTAGTAATCAAGTCGGTGTCGCTGATAAGCGCGTACAATTTATTCAAACTGACGCAGCCATTAATCCTGGGAACTCAGGTGGACCTTTGCTCAATGCTCGTGGTGAAGTTATTGGGATGAATACCGCAATTCTACGCGGCGCTCAAGGCTTGGGTTTTGCGATTCCAATTAACACTGCACAAAATATTTCTAACCAATTGATTGCGAATGGTCGAGTTGAACATCCCTATGTTGGGGTTCAAATGGTAGCACTATCACCTGAGTTGCGGCAAGAAATCAACAGTAATCCTAATAATGGTCTAAGAATTACTGACGATCGTGGCGTTTTGATTGTGAGGGTTCTTCCAGGTTCCCCCGCAGCCCGCGCCGGACTCCGTGCTGGTGATGTGATTCGTCGAGTTAATGGTCAAGAAGCAGCAACAGCTGAAGTCGTCCAAAGAGCAGTAGAAAATACTAGAGTCGGCGGACAATTACAACTAGAAGTAAGTCGTGGTGGTAGAAATGTCAACCTTGCTCTAAATACTGGTGCTTTTCCTAGTCAGCTACAGTCTCAAAATTAA